The Bradyrhizobium barranii subsp. barranii genome segment GGGGCGAGGTCGCTCGGCCGCCACACGCTGTAGATCGCCGCGATCAGCGCCAGCGCGAGCAGGCCGCCGAGGCCGGCGGTTTCCGACGGTGTCGCGTAGCCGCCATAGAGCGCGATCATGACGCCGGTGAGCAGCAGCACGAAGGGGATTACACGCGGCAGCACGCTGAAGCGTTCGGCCAGCGTGTATTCGTCGCGGGCCAGGATCGCCGCCTCCGGCCCGCCTTTCTCAAAGATCGCCTGCGCCGCGGCATATTCCTGGCGGAAGCGGATCACCGCATAGGCGCCGAACAGCGAGACCAGCAGCAGGCCGGGGCCGATGCCGGCGAGGAAGAGCCGGCCGAGCGATTTTTCCGCGGCGACCGCGAACAGGATCATCGTGATCGAGGGCGGCAGCAGAATGCCGAGCGTGCCGCCGGCCGCGATGATGCCGGCGGCAAAGCCGCCGGAATAGCCGCGCTTACGCATCTCGGGGATGCCGGCCGATCCGATCGCCGAGCAGGTCGCAGGGCTGGAGCCCGCCATCGCCGCAAACAGCGCGCAGGCGAACACGTTGGCGACGCCGAGGCCGCCGGGGACGCGATGCAGCCAGGCATGCAGGGCCGAATAGAGATCCTGGCCGGCGCGCGATTTGCCGATCGCGGCGCCCTTCAGGATGAAGAGCGGGATCGACAGCAGCGTGATCGAGGCCATTTCTTCGTAGACGTTCTGCGTCACCGTATCCAGGGACGCGGCCGGCATGTAGATGCCCATGAACACGACCGCGACCGCGCCGAGCGCGAACGCGATCGGCATGCCTGAGAACATCACGACCAGCGTCGCGATACCGTAGGCGAGGCCGATACCGAAAACGCTCATGGACGCCTGGCTCCTGCGAAAGGCAGCGCAAGCTGCACGAGGATCTGGATGCAGAGCAGGCTCATCCCGAGCGCCATCAGCGAATAGGGAATGGCGAGCGGCGGCGACCACATCGAGTTTGAGACCTGACCGTCGACATAGGCTTCATGGGTCAGCGTCCAGGACTTCCAGGCGAAAAAGGCGCAGAACAGGAACGTCGCAGCATCGACCAGCCAGAGCCTGATCCGGTTCGCGAGCGGCGACAGCAGGCCGACAAAGGCCTCGATGCCGATATGGCCGCGGTTCTGCTGCACATAGGCCGCCGTCATGAAGGTGGCGCCGACCAGGAGGAATACGGCGGCCTCGTCCTGCCAGTAATTGGCGGCCTTGAACAGGGCGCGGCTGAGCACGCTGTAGCTCAGGATGGCGCAGGCCGCGATCAGCGCGATCGCTGCGAACACGACGATGATGGTGTTGAGGACGGCGAGACCGCGATCGATCGCCGCCGCAAGGCCGGTCCCTGCGGCAGCGTTCGCCTGGTCGTCACGATCCGGAAGCGGACCGTGGCTCATGCGCCGACGTCGGAGGCGAGCTTGAGCAGGTTGGCGGCGGTCGCGGTCTTGGCGCCGTAATCCTTCCACGCGGTGTCGCGGGCAATGTCGCGCCATTTGCCGACGGTGGCGGCATCGAGCGCACTGACCTTGGCGCCGGCCTTCTCGTAGACCTTGGCGACCTCGACGTCGTCGTCCTGCGCGCCCTTGCGGCCGAAGGCTTCGAGCTCGGTGCCGACCGCGAGCAGGACGTCCTGCTGGTTCTTCGGCAGCTTGTCGAAGATCGCCTTCGACATCATCAGCGGCTCGAGCATGAACCAGTAGGAGGCACCCGCACCGGAGGTCAGCGACTTCGCGACCTCTTCGAGCCGGAACGAGATCAGGCTGGTCGAGGAGGTGATGCCGGCATCGCAGGCGCCGGTCTGCATCGCCGCGTAGATTTCGTTCGACGGCACCGAGAGCACCGAGGCGCCGGCGGTCTGGAGCACCATGTCCATTTCGCGCGAGCCGCCGCGCACCTTCATGCCCTTGGCATCTTCAGGAGCGACGATCGGCTTGGAGCGGCTGGCGACGCCGCCGGCCTGCCACACCCAGGTGAGCAGGATGATGCCCTTGTCGGCGAGGAAGTCGGTCAGCGCCTTGCCGACCGGCGCCTTCTTCCAGCGCATGCCCTGGTCGTAGGTGGTCACGAGGCCCGGCATCAGGCCGATATTGGTCTCCGGCAGCTCACCACCGGCGTAAGGCATCGGATAGAGGCTGATGTCGAGCGCGC includes the following:
- a CDS encoding TRAP transporter large permease, which gives rise to MSVFGIGLAYGIATLVVMFSGMPIAFALGAVAVVFMGIYMPAASLDTVTQNVYEEMASITLLSIPLFILKGAAIGKSRAGQDLYSALHAWLHRVPGGLGVANVFACALFAAMAGSSPATCSAIGSAGIPEMRKRGYSGGFAAGIIAAGGTLGILLPPSITMILFAVAAEKSLGRLFLAGIGPGLLLVSLFGAYAVIRFRQEYAAAQAIFEKGGPEAAILARDEYTLAERFSVLPRVIPFVLLLTGVMIALYGGYATPSETAGLGGLLALALIAAIYSVWRPSDLAPILKSTIRESTMLMMIIGMSLLYSYVMSYLHISQSVAESIVAMHLPRWELLFAILVMVVVLGFFLPPVSIILMTAPIILPPLRAANFDIIWFGVVMTIVMEMGLIHPPVGLNIFVIRNVAPDIPLREVIWGTLPFVLLMMLAVLLLCFFPGISTGLPDLVMGPDGSR
- a CDS encoding TRAP transporter small permease encodes the protein MSHGPLPDRDDQANAAAGTGLAAAIDRGLAVLNTIIVVFAAIALIAACAILSYSVLSRALFKAANYWQDEAAVFLLVGATFMTAAYVQQNRGHIGIEAFVGLLSPLANRIRLWLVDAATFLFCAFFAWKSWTLTHEAYVDGQVSNSMWSPPLAIPYSLMALGMSLLCIQILVQLALPFAGARRP
- a CDS encoding TRAP transporter substrate-binding protein; this encodes MLTRRHLIATAVAAPAILRFGTGTAHAATTLKISHQFPGGTIDKGDFRDRLCRMFAAEVAKRSKGDIAAEIYPNSSLIKTNAQFSAMRKGALDISLYPMPYAGGELPETNIGLMPGLVTTYDQGMRWKKAPVGKALTDFLADKGIILLTWVWQAGGVASRSKPIVAPEDAKGMKVRGGSREMDMVLQTAGASVLSVPSNEIYAAMQTGACDAGITSSTSLISFRLEEVAKSLTSGAGASYWFMLEPLMMSKAIFDKLPKNQQDVLLAVGTELEAFGRKGAQDDDVEVAKVYEKAGAKVSALDAATVGKWRDIARDTAWKDYGAKTATAANLLKLASDVGA